The Mesotoga sp. BH458_6_3_2_1 genome contains a region encoding:
- a CDS encoding DUF1254 domain-containing protein produces MLQCKNLITLAILCLFLFSSPIANATELTTNFDEAKEIAKQAYIFAYPMLEDFKTMIIQAVDPGLFSMFYHKRSLRGPDYREVVRPNNDSIYSRLWLDLRSEPVVVSVPAVEDRYYSFEMIDMYTHNFAYVGTRTTGTGARTFVISGPFWQGSMPAGVDDVFRSEGNFVLCLVRIAVDMEVEGDLEKVLAIQDEHEIQSLSSYLGEEAPPPADPTIFPTYDKTKAESAEFISYFNFLLGQLEVHPSEKELIEQFGRIGIGPNFPFGVNAMPSGIREAVEEGIKEALEIIESPGEMVGISKNGWNLSVFGNREEMQGEYELRAVAAYRSLYGNSLEEAYCPNGLVDADGNAFDGSRFNYVLSFNSDEVPAVEPKGFWSITMYGEDQFLVANEINRYSIGDRTDIKYEEDGSLVIYIQHESPGVDKESNWLPAPDGIFSLTMRLYLPSREVLDSLSCLVPVRKSETVDNVGKP; encoded by the coding sequence GTGCTACAATGCAAGAATCTGATCACGCTTGCCATTCTCTGTCTCTTCCTGTTTTCTTCTCCAATTGCAAACGCAACGGAACTGACAACCAATTTCGATGAAGCAAAAGAAATCGCTAAGCAAGCTTACATCTTTGCTTATCCGATGTTGGAGGATTTCAAGACCATGATAATCCAGGCGGTCGATCCCGGGCTATTCAGCATGTTCTATCACAAAAGGAGCCTTCGGGGTCCTGATTACAGAGAAGTTGTCCGGCCAAATAACGACAGCATCTATTCTAGGCTCTGGCTTGACCTGAGATCGGAGCCTGTAGTGGTGAGTGTACCGGCAGTAGAGGACCGCTATTACTCCTTCGAGATGATCGACATGTACACACACAACTTTGCTTATGTTGGCACAAGGACCACCGGAACTGGCGCGCGAACCTTTGTGATTTCCGGCCCTTTCTGGCAGGGCAGCATGCCTGCCGGAGTAGATGATGTCTTTCGCAGCGAAGGTAATTTTGTCCTGTGCCTAGTTCGGATTGCGGTTGACATGGAAGTCGAAGGCGATCTTGAGAAGGTTCTAGCAATACAGGATGAGCATGAGATTCAGTCCCTCAGTTCATATCTTGGAGAAGAGGCTCCGCCGCCCGCAGATCCCACTATCTTCCCGACCTATGACAAGACAAAAGCCGAGTCCGCGGAGTTTATCTCGTATTTCAATTTTCTTCTGGGCCAGCTCGAAGTACATCCGAGCGAGAAGGAGCTGATAGAACAATTCGGCAGGATAGGCATCGGTCCGAACTTCCCGTTCGGCGTCAATGCAATGCCATCCGGCATAAGAGAGGCGGTGGAGGAAGGAATCAAGGAAGCTCTGGAGATAATTGAGAGCCCGGGAGAAATGGTGGGAATCTCGAAAAATGGCTGGAATCTGAGTGTCTTCGGGAATCGAGAAGAAATGCAGGGAGAGTACGAACTGCGGGCTGTGGCTGCTTATCGCAGCTTGTACGGGAACAGCCTTGAAGAAGCATATTGCCCAAACGGTCTAGTAGATGCAGACGGGAATGCTTTTGATGGATCGAGATTCAATTACGTTCTCTCTTTCAATAGTGATGAGGTTCCGGCGGTTGAACCAAAGGGATTCTGGTCAATCACGATGTACGGCGAAGATCAGTTCCTGGTTGCCAATGAGATAAATCGCTATTCGATAGGCGATCGTACTGATATTAAATATGAAGAGGACGGTTCGCTTGTTATCTATATTCAGCATGAATCACCTGGCGTTGACAAGGAATCTAATTGGCTACCCGCACCAGATGGAATCTTCTCACTCACCATGAGATTATATCTTCCTTCACGGGAAGTGCTGGATTCTCTTTCTTGTCTGGTTCCAGTGAGGAAATCTGAAACTGTTGATAATGTCGGCAAACCTTGA
- a CDS encoding ATP-binding protein gives MEFRDLLQPAFVFEKKNSNLYGNAGNGKTHLAQAIGLEACKQDKVVRFFRTAALVNRLSEAQKKSELNAFMKTLMKADLIICDEWGYVPLDRDGSKLLFQVISECYEQRSVIITTNLEFSKWVHIFYDEQMTSAMIDLLVHHSHCFCSKAKALESGIG, from the coding sequence ATGGAATTCCGTGATCTTCTTCAACCGGCTTTCGTATTCGAGAAGAAGAATTCGAATCTGTATGGAAATGCTGGTAATGGAAAGACTCACCTTGCTCAGGCAATCGGTTTAGAAGCGTGCAAACAGGACAAGGTGGTTCGTTTCTTCAGAACGGCTGCGCTGGTAAATCGCCTTTCTGAAGCACAGAAGAAGTCAGAACTAAACGCCTTCATGAAAACTCTAATGAAGGCCGATCTGATTATCTGTGATGAGTGGGGCTATGTGCCTCTTGATCGTGATGGATCGAAGTTGTTGTTTCAAGTTATCTCAGAATGCTATGAACAAAGGAGCGTGATAATCACAACGAATCTTGAGTTCAGCAAATGGGTCCATATCTTCTACGATGAACAGATGACTTCGGCAATGATTGACCTTCTTGTTCACCACAGTCACTGTTTTTGTTCAAAGGCCAAAGCTTTAGAATCAGGAATTGGCTAA
- a CDS encoding CRISPR-associated protein has translation MGRQRRVITNVGGTIWFNLKKMYASPDSELSSSAIVSYLRKMSEDELKKISPEINGLETFGVSKDDLLIFIATNTDVSKACMEALTELYRSGGINVVTRVVEGLTDDSSTAFKKGIADYVDQIIGLFDNGEQWSYDNYFNATSGYRSLIPYTTIVAAVFDSRVIYLYENSPHLLELPPFPINFDFAIIEEHSAFFERADNDCVPAEEAIKGFGYELFTKIVPQILLEEDGLVYLSNFGKILWGRYTVSNPEIYFSDSAQKIIDRDPIYMDYIRKMLRGEAEAEHQLHEYVGDAQCYKFPAKGVRVFYIRHGEEPFKIATILRNHDEYERYIRTEQHEAGLNYTKTRISI, from the coding sequence ATGGGCAGACAAAGAAGAGTAATAACAAACGTCGGTGGAACGATATGGTTCAACCTTAAGAAAATGTATGCTTCCCCAGACAGTGAACTCAGCAGTTCAGCAATCGTAAGCTATCTCAGAAAGATGAGCGAGGACGAGCTTAAGAAGATTTCTCCAGAAATCAACGGGCTCGAAACCTTCGGTGTAAGCAAAGACGATTTGCTAATCTTCATAGCTACCAATACTGATGTATCTAAAGCATGTATGGAAGCTCTCACAGAGTTATACAGATCCGGGGGAATCAACGTCGTCACAAGAGTTGTCGAAGGTTTGACCGACGATTCGAGTACGGCCTTTAAAAAGGGGATCGCAGATTACGTAGATCAAATTATTGGCCTATTTGATAACGGCGAACAATGGTCATACGACAACTACTTCAATGCCACCTCAGGATACAGATCACTGATTCCGTACACCACGATCGTTGCGGCAGTTTTCGATTCACGGGTGATCTACCTTTACGAGAATTCACCTCACTTGCTGGAGCTTCCTCCATTCCCGATAAACTTCGACTTTGCAATAATCGAGGAGCATTCTGCCTTCTTCGAAAGAGCTGATAACGATTGCGTTCCTGCCGAGGAAGCAATAAAGGGATTTGGATATGAGCTTTTCACCAAAATAGTCCCGCAAATACTTCTTGAAGAAGACGGGCTCGTCTATCTCTCGAACTTCGGGAAAATTCTCTGGGGGAGGTACACTGTTTCGAACCCTGAAATATACTTCAGTGACTCCGCACAGAAGATCATCGACAGAGACCCGATCTACATGGACTACATCAGAAAAATGCTTAGGGGCGAGGCAGAAGCAGAGCATCAGCTTCATGAGTATGTTGGTGATGCCCAGTGCTACAAGTTTCCGGCAAAGGGTGTGAGAGTATTCTATATAAGACACGGGGAAGAGCCCTTCAAAATAGCCACGATACTTAGAAATCATGACGAATACGAAAGGTACATCAGAACAGAGCAACACGAAGCAGGTTTAAACTACACAAAAACAAGAATAAGTATCTGA